A stretch of DNA from Deltaproteobacteria bacterium:
TGATCCCCCTTTGGTTGATCTCTTCGATTTTCTGGAAAAACTGCTCCACCAGCAGAGGGGCCAGCCCGAGGGAAGGCTCATCAAGGAGCATCAGCCGGGGTCTGCCCATGAGTGCCCTTGAGATGGTCAACATGGTCTGTTCGCCCCCGGAGAGGGTACCGGCCACTTGGCCGATCCGGTCCCGGAGAACCGGGAACATCTGAAACACCTCTTCCATTCTCTGCTTCAGAACATCCTCTGCCGTCACGTGGAAGGCACCGACCCTCAGGTTCTCGTAGGTGGTCATGTTTGGGAATATCCCCCGCCCTTCCGGAACCACCGAAATCCCCAGCCGTACGATCTCGTCGGTGTTCAAGCGATCGATTCGTCTGTCCTCGAAGAAGATCCTGCCCTTTACCGGCCGGACAAATCCCAGGATCGTTTTCATGGTCGTGGTTTTCCCTGCCCCGTTCGGCCCGAGAAGGCACACAACCCTGCCTCTTTCCACCCTCATGGTGATGTCTCGAAGCATGGGGATGCCGTCATATTCCGTAGAAACGTTTTCAAGCCTGAGCATGCGGTGTCTCCCCTCCCA
This window harbors:
- a CDS encoding ABC transporter ATP-binding protein, which codes for MLRLENVSTEYDGIPMLRDITMRVERGRVVCLLGPNGAGKTTTMKTILGFVRPVKGRIFFEDRRIDRLNTDEIVRLGISVVPEGRGIFPNMTTYENLRVGAFHVTAEDVLKQRMEEVFQMFPVLRDRIGQVAGTLSGGEQTMLTISRALMGRPRLMLLDEPSLGLAPLLVEQFFQKIEEINQRGITVFLIEQNVTKAISIAGYGYVLQKGRLIAEGRKESLMNEEIIRKAYL